In Prosthecomicrobium sp. N25, a single window of DNA contains:
- a CDS encoding group II truncated hemoglobin has translation MTEQPDPAPSLYDRLGGEAAVRRFTRRFYELMEMLPEAAACRAVHPPSLAGSEEKLFWYLTGWLGGPPLFVERRGAPMLRRRHFVAAIGAEERDGWLACFRQAWAETMPDGEVAALVLPQVEALAGHMVNRA, from the coding sequence ATGACCGAGCAGCCGGATCCCGCCCCCTCCCTTTACGACCGCCTCGGCGGCGAGGCGGCCGTCCGGCGGTTCACGCGGCGCTTCTACGAGCTGATGGAAATGCTGCCGGAGGCGGCCGCGTGCCGGGCCGTCCATCCGCCGTCGCTCGCGGGCAGCGAGGAGAAGCTCTTCTGGTACCTGACCGGCTGGCTCGGCGGGCCGCCGCTCTTCGTGGAGCGGCGCGGCGCGCCCATGCTGCGGCGCCGCCACTTCGTCGCCGCGATCGGGGCCGAGGAGCGGGACGGCTGGCTCGCCTGCTTCCGGCAGGCCTGGGCGGAGACCATGCCGGACGGCGAAGTCGCCGCCCTGGTGCTGCCGCAGGTCGAGGCGCTCGCCGGGCACATGGTCAACCGGGCCTGA
- a CDS encoding VWA domain-containing protein yields MIEAAGFALLRPWFLLAIPAVIAVAALFGRRGLGLAGWETAIDGPLRAALERMGRVVPGSGRADRALAATAVLLALALAGPAVERTDDGTFRNLDGVVLALDLSRSVATGGRLPEALTAARIVAEQAGSRPVALVVFAGDAYVASSFTTDAESLGTTIAVLDGETVPDPGSRPERALALARRTLEEADVIAGDVVLVGDGGGLGAAALREAEAIAARGGRVHALAVPGSPVAASGGAEPSVGRGLLEALARAGGGASGDIADPRPVADAVGGRRASRLAETGFAVLIWRDYGRLLLVLALVPALMLFRRRA; encoded by the coding sequence ATGATCGAGGCCGCCGGCTTCGCCCTGCTCCGCCCGTGGTTCCTGCTGGCGATCCCCGCCGTGATCGCGGTCGCGGCCCTGTTCGGCCGGCGCGGCCTCGGGCTCGCCGGTTGGGAGACGGCGATCGACGGCCCGCTCCGGGCGGCGCTGGAGCGCATGGGCCGGGTCGTGCCAGGCTCCGGGCGGGCCGACCGCGCGCTCGCCGCGACCGCGGTGCTCCTCGCCCTGGCGCTCGCCGGCCCGGCCGTGGAACGAACGGACGACGGCACCTTCCGCAACCTCGACGGCGTCGTGCTCGCCCTCGACCTGTCGCGGTCGGTGGCGACCGGCGGGCGTCTCCCGGAGGCGCTGACCGCGGCCCGGATCGTGGCGGAGCAGGCGGGATCGCGGCCGGTGGCGCTGGTGGTCTTCGCCGGCGACGCCTACGTGGCCTCGAGCTTCACCACCGACGCGGAGTCGCTCGGCACGACCATCGCGGTGCTGGACGGCGAGACCGTGCCGGATCCGGGAAGCCGGCCGGAGCGGGCCCTCGCGCTCGCCCGCCGGACCCTCGAGGAGGCGGACGTGATCGCCGGCGACGTGGTTCTGGTCGGCGACGGCGGCGGGCTCGGGGCGGCGGCGTTGCGCGAGGCCGAGGCGATCGCGGCCCGTGGCGGCCGGGTGCACGCGCTCGCCGTGCCGGGCAGCCCGGTGGCGGCCAGCGGCGGCGCCGAGCCCTCGGTGGGACGGGGACTCCTGGAGGCGCTGGCGCGCGCCGGCGGCGGCGCGTCGGGGGACATCGCCGACCCGCGGCCGGTCGCCGACGCGGTCGGAGGGCGGCGGGCGAGCCGGCTCGCCGAGACCGGCTTCGCCGTGCTGATCTGGCGGGACTACGGGCGCCTGCTGCTCGTCCTCGCGCTCGTGCCCGCGCTGATGCTGTTCCGGAGGCGCGCATGA
- a CDS encoding ABC transporter permease subunit: protein MNAKPAAAPARTDFDKPVIWLLTLAVAVPLVIFFLYPVVQILGRSLSTPTGWGLDNFSAAFGTRRFANLLWNTLVMAGISVSATVVLAFGYAYALQRTAVPLKPVFRIVALLPLFAPSLVQGQGLLLLLGRNGLVNRQFGLGFDIYGMVGVIVANVLYAFPYAFLILSAALAVADQRLYESARTLGASGFRMFRDITLPGAKFGIVAAVFVCTTLIVTDFGNPMVIGGDFNVLATEVYNQVIGQAQFERGAVIGIVLLVPAAILKFAEKWLTRRQFALVTAHSKPLVVEPSLGRDLAFTAYAVLVASAFVAVIGIVFWASFVTLWPYNMALTWKHYEFDVQNGTEPIWNSIMVSLFAAMAGVVATSLAAIVLHKFRTPLTPVLALLAVLPAAVPGMVLGLGYILVFNDPSTPLNALYGTFAIIVILNVYYNHAQGFLVVSTSIKQIASSFDEAATTLGAGVLKTLRSVTIPLLWPTMLGVAVFYFMRSMVSLSAVIFLITPSTQVAAVSVLQLSDRGAYNQAAAFSVCIMAVVVVALLSVRAVLHLAGVRNVALIR, encoded by the coding sequence TTGAACGCGAAGCCGGCGGCCGCACCAGCCCGGACGGATTTCGACAAGCCGGTGATCTGGCTCCTGACGCTCGCCGTCGCGGTGCCCCTGGTGATCTTCTTCCTCTACCCCGTCGTCCAGATCCTCGGCCGGTCCCTGTCGACGCCGACCGGCTGGGGCCTCGACAACTTCTCGGCCGCCTTCGGGACCCGCCGCTTCGCGAACCTGCTCTGGAACACGCTGGTGATGGCCGGGATCTCGGTCTCCGCCACCGTGGTGCTCGCCTTCGGCTACGCCTATGCGCTACAGCGCACGGCGGTGCCGCTGAAGCCGGTGTTCCGCATCGTCGCGCTGCTGCCGCTCTTCGCGCCATCCCTGGTCCAGGGCCAGGGCCTCCTGCTGCTCCTCGGCCGCAACGGGCTGGTCAATCGGCAGTTCGGGCTCGGCTTCGACATCTACGGCATGGTCGGCGTCATCGTCGCCAACGTGCTCTACGCCTTCCCGTATGCCTTCCTGATCCTCTCCGCGGCCCTCGCGGTCGCCGACCAGCGGCTCTACGAGAGCGCCCGCACGCTCGGGGCCTCCGGCTTCAGGATGTTCCGCGACATCACGCTGCCGGGCGCGAAGTTCGGGATCGTGGCCGCGGTCTTCGTCTGCACGACGCTCATCGTGACGGACTTCGGCAACCCCATGGTCATCGGCGGCGACTTCAACGTCCTCGCCACCGAGGTCTACAACCAGGTGATCGGTCAGGCGCAGTTCGAGCGCGGCGCCGTCATCGGGATCGTCCTCCTGGTCCCGGCCGCGATCCTGAAATTCGCGGAGAAATGGCTGACGCGCCGCCAGTTCGCGCTCGTCACCGCCCATTCCAAGCCGCTCGTCGTGGAGCCGAGCCTCGGGCGCGACCTCGCCTTCACGGCCTACGCGGTGCTGGTCGCCTCGGCCTTCGTGGCCGTCATCGGCATCGTGTTCTGGGCGAGCTTCGTGACGCTCTGGCCCTACAACATGGCGCTGACCTGGAAGCACTACGAGTTCGACGTGCAGAACGGCACCGAGCCGATCTGGAACTCGATCATGGTCAGCCTCTTCGCCGCGATGGCGGGGGTGGTGGCGACCTCCCTCGCCGCCATCGTGCTGCACAAGTTCCGCACGCCGCTGACCCCCGTGCTGGCGCTCCTGGCCGTGCTGCCCGCCGCCGTGCCCGGCATGGTGCTCGGGCTCGGCTACATCCTGGTCTTCAACGACCCTTCGACCCCGCTCAACGCGCTCTACGGCACCTTCGCGATCATCGTCATCCTGAACGTCTACTACAATCACGCCCAGGGCTTCCTGGTGGTCTCGACCAGCATCAAGCAAATCGCCTCGTCCTTCGACGAGGCGGCGACGACGCTCGGGGCGGGCGTGCTGAAGACCTTGCGCAGCGTGACGATCCCGCTCCTCTGGCCGACCATGCTGGGCGTCGCGGTCTTCTACTTCATGCGCAGCATGGTCTCCCTGTCGGCCGTCATCTTCCTCATCACGCCCTCGACGCAGGTGGCCGCCGTGTCGGTCCTCCAGCTTTCCGACCGGGGCGCCTACAATCAGGCGGCCGCCTTCTCGGTCTGCATCATGGCCGTGGTGGTCGTGGCGCTCCTGTCGGTCCGCGCGGTGCTGCATCTCGCCGGGGTGCGCAACGTCGCGCTGATCCGCTGA
- a CDS encoding cation:proton antiporter domain-containing protein encodes MLHISTKVVLLLQIVVVVGLPLFMWRFLRLGRLLPLPIVQIFAGVILGPSICGALFPAAFELLFRKEVLAGVDTLANVAVVLFVFLAGCEADRTIIRGAAGMVLRIGLTGIAAPWILGGLTAWIMVTHGFGPETAARLIGPGADPTLYAVAFGLAMSVTALPVLVVILRELGFIEKPIGTIALAIGGLDDMVLWGSIGVLLPFAAGGGYWAALALAIGGGLVTIASMARVVAPLLERMIAQEAPERFLMSLVILSLFASAVITEATGLHAVVGAFICGLLLPEKLRELSEHRFDVPVSLLLLPFFFLSTGLKTTFDFGDPTIWAVVAIAFVVCIGGKVAGITVPSILSGQSPAFSLTLGVLMQCKGLMEIVVVTVLYQRGIVGELTFSALVLVALISTVITAPLARLCVRVFGEAATQTAEARAAEPVPEAEGPEVLVPCLVLEDGEVRALGKSEVVIGRHSGDDVSIKDVRVSRHHARIREAAPGRWEIRNLTADRSEPNPMQVNGVEKERAEIRNGDRITLGGVGFVFRLPRHRAVA; translated from the coding sequence ATGCTTCATATCAGCACGAAGGTCGTTCTTCTCCTGCAGATCGTCGTGGTCGTCGGCCTGCCGCTCTTCATGTGGCGCTTCCTGCGGCTCGGCCGCCTGCTGCCGCTGCCGATCGTCCAGATCTTCGCCGGGGTCATCCTCGGCCCCTCCATCTGCGGCGCCCTCTTTCCCGCCGCCTTCGAGTTACTGTTCCGCAAGGAGGTGCTCGCCGGGGTCGACACCCTGGCGAACGTCGCCGTCGTGCTCTTCGTCTTCCTGGCCGGCTGCGAGGCCGACCGCACCATCATCCGCGGTGCCGCCGGCATGGTCCTGCGCATCGGCCTGACGGGCATCGCGGCGCCCTGGATCCTCGGCGGGCTCACGGCCTGGATCATGGTCACGCACGGGTTCGGGCCGGAGACCGCCGCGCGCCTCATCGGCCCCGGCGCCGACCCGACCCTCTACGCCGTCGCGTTCGGCCTGGCGATGTCGGTCACCGCCCTGCCGGTCCTCGTCGTCATCCTGCGCGAGCTCGGCTTCATCGAGAAGCCGATCGGCACCATCGCGCTCGCCATCGGGGGCCTCGACGACATGGTCCTGTGGGGCTCGATCGGCGTGCTCCTGCCCTTCGCGGCCGGCGGCGGCTACTGGGCCGCCCTGGCGCTGGCGATCGGCGGGGGCCTCGTCACCATCGCGTCGATGGCCCGGGTGGTCGCCCCCCTGCTCGAGCGCATGATCGCCCAGGAGGCACCCGAACGCTTCCTGATGTCGCTCGTGATCCTCAGCCTCTTCGCCTCCGCGGTGATCACCGAGGCGACGGGCCTGCATGCGGTGGTCGGCGCCTTCATCTGCGGCCTGCTGCTGCCGGAGAAGCTGCGCGAGCTTTCCGAGCATCGCTTCGACGTGCCGGTGAGCCTCCTGCTGCTCCCCTTCTTCTTCCTGTCGACCGGCCTCAAGACCACGTTCGACTTCGGGGACCCGACCATCTGGGCGGTCGTGGCGATCGCCTTCGTGGTCTGCATCGGCGGCAAGGTCGCGGGCATCACCGTGCCGTCCATCCTGAGCGGCCAGAGCCCCGCCTTCTCGCTGACCCTCGGCGTCCTGATGCAGTGCAAGGGGCTGATGGAAATCGTGGTCGTCACGGTCCTGTACCAGCGCGGTATCGTCGGCGAGCTCACCTTCTCGGCGCTCGTGCTCGTGGCGCTGATCTCCACCGTGATCACCGCCCCGCTCGCCCGTCTCTGCGTGCGCGTCTTCGGCGAGGCCGCGACCCAGACCGCCGAGGCCCGCGCCGCCGAGCCGGTCCCGGAGGCCGAGGGGCCCGAGGTGCTCGTCCCCTGCCTGGTGCTCGAGGACGGCGAGGTCCGCGCGCTGGGCAAGAGCGAGGTGGTGATCGGCCGCCATTCCGGCGACGACGTGAGCATCAAGGACGTGCGCGTGTCCCGCCACCACGCCCGGATCCGCGAGGCGGCACCGGGACGCTGGGAGATCCGCAACCTCACCGCGGACCGCTCCGAGCCGAATCCCATGCAGGTGAACGGCGTCGAGAAGGAGCGGGCCGAGATCCGCAACGGGGACCGGATCACCCTCGGCGGGGTCGGCTTCGTGTTCCGCCTGCCGCGCCACCGCGCGGTGGCCTGA
- a CDS encoding ABC transporter substrate-binding protein, with product MNIAERLSRALLLALPLGLVQVGAASAETITVYTSYEEDEIAAFLKVAKADMPDLDVKVLRLSTGDLAARILAEAANPQHDVVWGWAVTNMVDPRILALLEPYKPKAIETVKEQFRDPAGKWFAVTGYMAAFCVNNDRLKQKNLPMPKSWADLTNPVYKGEVVMPNPASSGTGYLQIASILQMKGEEAGWKYLKDLDANIAQYIKSGSKPCNSASAGEFAIGASFALRAIKNVAEGYPITMVIPSEGAGNELEANALVAGSKKKDAAKRFLDWTLSPNAVKEYYNWKEIVTIPGGAMPEKFVKAGMPADIASVMWKMDFAASAANRQAILAKWQKELER from the coding sequence ATGAACATCGCCGAAAGACTCTCTCGCGCTCTCCTTCTCGCGCTGCCGTTGGGCCTGGTCCAGGTCGGGGCCGCCTCGGCCGAGACGATCACGGTCTACACCTCCTACGAGGAGGACGAGATCGCGGCCTTCCTGAAGGTCGCCAAGGCGGACATGCCCGACCTCGACGTCAAGGTCCTGCGCCTGTCGACCGGCGATCTCGCAGCGCGCATCCTGGCCGAGGCGGCCAATCCGCAGCACGACGTGGTGTGGGGCTGGGCCGTCACCAACATGGTCGACCCGCGCATCCTGGCGCTGCTCGAGCCCTACAAGCCGAAGGCCATCGAGACCGTGAAGGAGCAGTTCCGCGACCCCGCCGGGAAGTGGTTCGCGGTGACGGGCTACATGGCGGCCTTCTGCGTCAACAACGACCGGCTGAAGCAGAAGAACCTGCCCATGCCGAAGTCCTGGGCGGACCTGACGAACCCGGTCTACAAGGGCGAGGTCGTGATGCCGAACCCGGCCTCGTCGGGCACCGGCTACCTGCAGATCGCCTCGATCCTGCAGATGAAGGGCGAGGAGGCCGGCTGGAAGTACCTGAAGGACCTCGACGCCAACATCGCGCAATACATCAAGTCGGGCTCGAAGCCCTGCAACTCGGCCTCCGCGGGCGAATTCGCGATCGGCGCCTCCTTCGCGCTCAGGGCCATCAAGAACGTCGCCGAGGGCTATCCGATCACCATGGTGATCCCCTCGGAGGGTGCCGGCAACGAGCTCGAGGCCAACGCGTTGGTGGCCGGGTCGAAGAAGAAGGACGCCGCCAAGCGCTTCCTCGACTGGACGCTGAGCCCGAACGCCGTCAAGGAATACTACAACTGGAAGGAGATCGTGACGATCCCGGGCGGCGCCATGCCCGAGAAGTTCGTCAAGGCCGGCATGCCGGCGGACATCGCCTCGGTGATGTGGAAGATGGACTTCGCGGCATCGGCCGCCAACCGCCAGGCGATCCTGGCGAAGTGGCAGAAGGAGCTGGAGCGCTGA
- a CDS encoding tetratricopeptide repeat protein, which translates to MRAALVLLAAVAAAGTAVALGGPEPFGRLALAAGWGDGAARLLEDPVWRGTALYRAGRYGEAVEAFRAAGPQAAFARGNALARSGAYKEAVVAYDQALAVRPSDEDARVNRAIVQALVEAEALAPSGGGSAANASASREKKSTGADPNSGQEGEESTGDGMAGDRETGTASTAPGGSKAARKGAAEQATTESGEGQARGSATDSEGAGRSGGAAALAKAFEQAAIRQALVNKPFDNKSIVASRQWLATLPDDPGRFLKLRLQVEREQRAEKGLAVPPGGDPW; encoded by the coding sequence ATGAGGGCGGCGCTCGTGCTTCTGGCGGCGGTCGCCGCCGCCGGCACGGCCGTCGCGCTCGGCGGACCGGAGCCGTTCGGCCGTCTCGCGCTGGCGGCCGGATGGGGCGACGGGGCCGCCCGCCTGCTGGAGGACCCCGTCTGGCGCGGCACGGCCCTCTACCGGGCAGGGCGCTACGGCGAGGCCGTCGAGGCCTTCCGGGCCGCCGGGCCGCAGGCCGCCTTCGCCCGCGGCAACGCCCTGGCGCGGTCCGGCGCCTACAAGGAGGCCGTGGTGGCCTACGACCAGGCCCTGGCGGTCCGGCCCTCGGACGAGGATGCGCGGGTGAACCGGGCGATCGTGCAGGCGCTCGTCGAGGCAGAGGCGCTCGCGCCGAGCGGCGGGGGCAGCGCCGCCAACGCTTCGGCGTCGCGGGAGAAGAAGTCGACCGGGGCCGACCCGAATTCCGGCCAGGAGGGCGAGGAATCGACCGGCGACGGCATGGCGGGCGACCGGGAGACCGGCACCGCCTCGACGGCGCCCGGCGGCTCCAAGGCGGCGCGCAAGGGGGCGGCCGAGCAGGCCACCACCGAATCCGGCGAGGGGCAGGCGCGCGGGTCGGCGACCGACAGCGAGGGCGCGGGGCGCTCCGGCGGCGCGGCGGCGCTCGCCAAGGCCTTCGAGCAGGCCGCGATCCGGCAGGCGCTGGTCAACAAGCCCTTCGACAACAAGTCCATCGTGGCGAGCCGGCAGTGGTTGGCGACGCTGCCCGACGATCCGGGACGGTTCCTGAAGCTCAGGTTGCAGGTTGAGCGGGAGCAGCGGGCCGAGAAGGGCCTCGCCGTGCCGCCGGGGGGCGATCCATGGTGA
- a CDS encoding ABC transporter ATP-binding protein, translating to MDLAIRDVVKTFGPVQALRGVSLDIPAGDFFCFLGPSGCGKTTLLRVIAGLEAADSGSVVLGGRDLSAVPARLRDFGMVFQSYSLFPNMTAARNVGYGLECRGRPKAEIADRATAMLKLVHLSDQAHKLPSQLSGGQQQRVALARALAIDPALLLLDEPLSALDAKVREDLRGEIRALQRRLGITTIMVTHDQEEALTMADTVVVMRDGGIEQIGTPTELYARPATAFVAGFIGRMNLIETERRPDGRAVFAGVPLAVAGAGASRLIGIRPEEIELATGEAPGENRLSGTVTETIFLGNIVRHMVQPEGPGPAPALMIERQVGPEILPVGAKVGLRLPAEHLRVLG from the coding sequence ATGGACCTGGCCATCCGCGACGTCGTGAAGACCTTCGGGCCCGTGCAGGCGTTGAGGGGCGTGTCGCTCGACATCCCGGCGGGCGACTTCTTCTGCTTCCTGGGGCCCTCGGGCTGCGGGAAGACGACGCTCTTGCGCGTGATCGCCGGGCTCGAGGCGGCGGATTCCGGGTCCGTCGTCCTCGGCGGCCGCGACCTGTCGGCCGTGCCGGCGCGGCTGCGCGACTTCGGGATGGTGTTCCAGTCCTACTCGCTCTTCCCCAACATGACGGCCGCCCGCAACGTCGGCTACGGCCTGGAATGCCGCGGCCGACCCAAGGCCGAGATCGCCGACCGCGCGACGGCCATGCTGAAGCTGGTGCACCTGTCCGACCAGGCCCACAAGCTGCCGAGCCAGCTCTCGGGCGGGCAGCAGCAGCGTGTGGCGCTGGCCCGGGCGCTCGCCATCGACCCGGCGCTGCTCCTCCTCGACGAGCCGCTCTCCGCTCTCGACGCCAAGGTCCGCGAGGACCTGCGCGGCGAGATCCGGGCCCTGCAGCGCCGGCTCGGCATCACCACCATCATGGTCACCCACGACCAGGAGGAGGCGCTCACCATGGCCGACACGGTCGTGGTCATGCGCGACGGCGGCATCGAGCAGATCGGCACGCCGACCGAGCTCTACGCCCGTCCCGCGACCGCCTTCGTGGCCGGCTTCATCGGCCGCATGAACCTGATCGAGACCGAGCGGCGGCCGGACGGCCGCGCCGTCTTCGCGGGCGTGCCGCTCGCGGTCGCGGGCGCGGGCGCATCCCGGCTGATCGGCATCCGGCCGGAGGAGATCGAACTCGCGACCGGCGAGGCTCCCGGCGAGAACCGGCTGTCCGGGACCGTCACGGAGACCATCTTCCTCGGCAACATCGTCCGCCACATGGTGCAGCCCGAGGGGCCGGGCCCTGCCCCGGCCCTCATGATCGAGCGTCAGGTCGGCCCCGAGATCCTGCCCGTCGGCGCCAAGGTCGGCCTGCGGCTGCCGGCCGAGCATCTGCGGGTGCTCGGGTGA